A genomic region of Daphnia carinata strain CSIRO-1 chromosome 5, CSIRO_AGI_Dcar_HiC_V3, whole genome shotgun sequence contains the following coding sequences:
- the LOC130696641 gene encoding tRNA wybutosine-synthesizing protein 2 homolog: MYYLGNTIFTLLTTLYCFGFVCQTSEMPPTLSNNRGILKPIKKSPSDQIRQLASDLLQKSGRFSDDIIENLIQELPHKWERHGDLIMIPQRSLRDANWKIFEKEVFQIICETLKITRIARKNPVKPDSYRSSNVELLWGNNGIVHHVDNKIRYQWDITKCMFSIGNITEKLRIARFDCSNEVVVDLFAGIGYFTLPYLIHAKAKHVYACEMNPDSVEALKLNLKSNGVDDRCTIHFGDNRITAPNNVADRVNLGLIPSSELSWEVACLALKNDIGGVLHIHANIDSKTPKTEQNHRNNKPQFKYAEWELWTNHTVSAIEQILLRVKSCKWKVAVLHLEHVKSYAPHVDHVVLDVECRPNVG, encoded by the exons ATGTATTATTTGGGAAATACAATATTTACTTTGCTGACAACGTTGTATTGTTTTGGTTTCGTATGTCAAACTAGCGAAATGCCGCCAACTTTATCGAACAACCGTGGTATTTTGAAACCAATAAAGAAAAGTCCTTCTGATCAGATACGACAGTTGGCCTCAGATTTATTGCAGAAGTCAGGTAGATTTTCTGATGATATTATTGAAAATCTGATTCAAGAATTACCTCACAAATGGGAACGTCATGGCGATTTGATAATGATTCCACAACGTTCACTTAGAGACGCAAATTGGAAGATATTCG AGAAAGAAGTTTTTCAAATTATCTGTGAAACTCTCAAAATTACTAGAATAGCGAGGAAGAACCCTGTCAAACCAGATAGTTATAGAAGCTCTAATGTAGAATTGCTATGGGGAAATAATGGAATTGTGCATCATGTGGATAATAAGATAAG GTACCAATGGGACATAACTAAGTGCATGTTCAGCATTGGAAACATCACAGAAAAGCTGCGAATAGCAAGGTTTGATTGTTCCAATGAAGTTGTAGTCGACTTATTTGCTGGTATAGGATACTTTACACTTCCATATTTGATTCACGCAAAAGCCAAACATGTTTATGCTTGTGAAATGAATCCTGATTCAGTAGAAGCactgaaattgaatttgaaaagcaaTGGTGTTGATGACAGATGTACCATCCATTTTGGCGATAACAGAATCACTGCACCTAATAATGTAGCAGACCGAGTGAATCTAGGATTGATCCCTAGTTCGGAACTAAGCTGGGAAGTAGCGTGCCTTGCATTAAAGAACGACATCGGAGGAGTATTGCATATCCACGCTAACATAGATTCAAAAACTCCAAAAACTGAACAAAACCACAGGAATAATAAACCCCAATTCAAGTATGCTGAATGGGAGTTATGGACCAACCATACAGTATCCGCTATCGAACAAATTTTGCTCCGTGTAAAATCGTGCAAATGGAAAGTTGCTGTTCTTCACCTAGAGCATGTTAAATCTTATGCCCCACATGTTGACCATGTCGTTCTTGATGTTGAATGTAGACCTAACGTCGGTTGA